One Pseudomonas entomophila genomic window carries:
- the dusB gene encoding tRNA dihydrouridine synthase DusB, translating to MSAVRIGPYTLQNNLILAPMAGVTDQPFRTLCKRLGAGMVVSEMVTSDMSLWNSRKSSLRRIHEGDAEPRSVQIAGGDAQMMAAAARANVEAGAQIIDINMGCPAKKVCNKAAGSALLRDEALVSEILHAVVGAVEVPVTLKIRTGWDRANKNGLNVAKIAEQAGIQALAVHGRTRADLYTGDAEYDTIAAIKQAVSIPVFANGDITSPEKARAVLDATGADGLLIGRAAQGRPWIFREVEHYLRTGEHLPAPALDEVERILLEHLAALHAFYGDVMGVRIARKHVGWYLATRPGGKEFRSRFNALEDTQAQCANVQAFFSERRQSLGTEDEQGVAA from the coding sequence ATGTCGGCGGTACGCATCGGCCCTTACACACTGCAGAACAACCTGATCCTCGCGCCCATGGCCGGGGTCACGGACCAGCCTTTCCGCACACTTTGCAAACGCCTCGGGGCGGGCATGGTGGTATCGGAGATGGTCACCAGCGACATGAGCCTGTGGAACAGCCGCAAGTCGAGCCTGCGCCGCATCCACGAAGGCGACGCAGAGCCCCGCTCGGTGCAGATCGCCGGTGGCGACGCGCAGATGATGGCGGCGGCGGCCCGGGCGAATGTCGAAGCCGGCGCGCAGATCATCGACATCAACATGGGCTGCCCGGCAAAAAAAGTCTGCAACAAAGCCGCAGGCTCTGCTTTATTGAGAGATGAAGCCTTGGTCAGCGAGATCCTCCACGCCGTGGTCGGCGCAGTGGAGGTCCCGGTGACGCTGAAGATCCGCACCGGCTGGGACCGGGCGAACAAGAACGGCCTGAACGTGGCGAAGATCGCCGAACAGGCCGGTATCCAGGCGCTGGCGGTGCATGGCCGCACACGCGCCGACCTGTACACCGGTGACGCCGAGTACGACACCATCGCCGCGATCAAGCAGGCGGTGTCGATCCCGGTGTTCGCCAACGGCGACATCACCTCGCCAGAAAAGGCCCGGGCGGTGCTGGACGCCACCGGTGCCGACGGCCTGCTGATCGGCCGCGCCGCCCAGGGGCGGCCGTGGATCTTCCGCGAGGTCGAGCATTACCTGCGCACGGGCGAGCACCTGCCTGCACCGGCGCTGGACGAAGTGGAACGCATTCTGCTGGAACACCTGGCCGCGTTGCATGCCTTCTATGGCGATGTGATGGGCGTGCGTATCGCCCGCAAGCACGTTGGCTGGTACCTGGCGACCCGACCCGGCGGCAAGGAGTTCCGCAGCCGGTTCAACGCCTTGGAAGACACACAAGCGCAGTGCGCCAACGTTCAGGCCTTTTTCTCTGAACGTCGACAGAGCCTTGGGACAGAGGACGAACAAGGGGTGGCCGCATGA
- the fis gene encoding DNA-binding transcriptional regulator Fis, translating into MTMMTETLVSGTTPVSDNANLKQHLNTPSEEGQTLRDSVEKALHNYFAHLEGATVTDVYNLVLSEVEAPLLECVMNYVKGNQTKASEMLGLNRGTLRKKLKQYDLL; encoded by the coding sequence ATGACGATGATGACCGAGACATTAGTGAGTGGAACAACGCCCGTGAGCGACAACGCCAACCTCAAGCAGCACCTGAACACGCCGAGCGAGGAGGGCCAGACGCTCCGCGACAGCGTCGAGAAGGCGCTGCACAACTACTTCGCCCACCTGGAAGGCGCCACCGTCACGGACGTGTACAACCTGGTGCTCTCGGAAGTCGAGGCGCCCTTGCTCGAATGCGTGATGAACTACGTCAAGGGCAACCAGACCAAAGCCAGCGAGATGCTCGGGCTCAACCGAGGCACGCTGCGCAAGAAGCTCAAGCAGTACGATCTGTTGTAA
- the purH gene encoding bifunctional phosphoribosylaminoimidazolecarboxamide formyltransferase/IMP cyclohydrolase: MTDQTTRLPIRRALISVSDKTGILEFARELQQLGVEILSTGGTYKLLKDNGVNAVEVADYTGFAEMMDGRVKTLHPKIHGGILGRRGTDDAIMNEHGIKPIDLVAVNLYPFEATISKPDCDLPTAIENIDIGGPTMVRSAAKNHKDVAIVVNASDYAGVVDSLKAGGLTYAQRFDLMLKAFEHTAAYDGMIANYMGTIDQSKQTLSTEDRSEFPRTFNSQFIKAQEMRYGENPHQSAAFYVEAKKGEASISTAIQLQGKELSFNNVADTDAALECVKSFVKPACVIVKHANPCGVAVVPEDEGGIRKAYDLAYATDTESAFGGIIAFNRELDGETAKAIVERQFVEVIIAPKISQAAREVVAAKQNVRLLECGEWPTERAAGWDFKRVNGGLLVQSRDIGMISADDLKIVTKRAPTEQEIHDLVFAWKVAKFVKSNAIVYAKNRQTIGVGAGQMSRVNSARIAAIKAEHAGLQVQGAVMASDAFFPFRDGIDNAAKVGISAVIQPGGSMRDAEVIAAADEAGIAMVFTGMRHFRH; this comes from the coding sequence ATGACCGACCAGACTACCCGCCTGCCGATCCGCCGCGCCCTGATCAGCGTCTCCGACAAGACCGGTATCCTCGAATTCGCCCGTGAGCTGCAGCAGCTCGGTGTCGAGATCCTGTCCACCGGCGGCACCTACAAGCTGCTCAAGGATAACGGCGTGAACGCGGTGGAAGTGGCCGACTACACCGGCTTCGCCGAAATGATGGACGGCCGGGTCAAGACCCTGCATCCGAAGATCCACGGCGGCATCCTCGGCCGTCGCGGCACCGACGACGCCATCATGAACGAGCACGGCATCAAGCCGATCGACCTGGTGGCGGTCAACCTGTATCCGTTCGAAGCCACCATCAGCAAGCCGGACTGCGACCTGCCCACCGCCATCGAGAACATCGACATCGGCGGCCCGACCATGGTCCGTTCGGCGGCGAAGAACCACAAGGACGTCGCCATCGTGGTCAACGCCAGCGACTACGCCGGCGTCGTCGATAGCCTGAAAGCGGGCGGCCTCACCTACGCCCAGCGCTTCGACCTGATGCTCAAGGCCTTCGAGCATACCGCTGCCTACGACGGCATGATCGCCAACTACATGGGCACCATCGACCAGTCTAAACAGACCCTGTCGACCGAAGACCGCAGCGAGTTCCCGCGCACCTTCAACAGCCAGTTCATCAAGGCCCAGGAAATGCGCTACGGCGAGAACCCGCACCAGAGCGCGGCGTTCTACGTCGAGGCGAAGAAAGGCGAAGCCAGCATTTCCACCGCCATCCAGCTGCAAGGCAAGGAGCTGTCGTTCAACAACGTGGCCGACACCGACGCCGCGCTGGAGTGCGTGAAGAGCTTCGTCAAGCCGGCCTGTGTCATCGTCAAGCACGCCAACCCCTGCGGCGTCGCGGTCGTCCCAGAAGACGAAGGCGGCATCCGCAAGGCCTACGACCTGGCCTACGCCACCGACACCGAATCGGCCTTCGGCGGCATCATCGCCTTCAACCGCGAACTGGATGGCGAAACCGCGAAAGCCATCGTCGAGCGCCAGTTCGTCGAAGTGATCATCGCCCCGAAAATCTCCCAGGCCGCCCGCGAAGTCGTGGCCGCCAAGCAGAACGTGCGTCTGCTGGAGTGCGGCGAGTGGCCAACCGAGCGTGCCGCCGGTTGGGACTTCAAGCGCGTCAACGGTGGCCTGCTGGTGCAGAGCCGCGACATCGGCATGATCAGCGCCGACGACCTGAAGATCGTCACCAAGCGCGCCCCGACCGAGCAGGAAATCCATGACCTGGTGTTCGCCTGGAAAGTGGCCAAGTTCGTCAAGTCCAATGCCATCGTCTACGCCAAGAACCGCCAGACCATCGGCGTCGGCGCCGGCCAGATGAGCCGCGTCAACTCCGCGCGCATCGCCGCGATCAAGGCCGAGCACGCCGGCCTGCAGGTGCAGGGTGCGGTCATGGCCTCGGACGCGTTCTTCCCGTTCCGCGACGGCATCGACAATGCGGCTAAAGTGGGTATCAGCGCGGTGATCCAGCCGGGTGGCTCGATGCGTGACGCTGAAGTCATCGCTGCTGCCGACGAAGCCGGCATCGCGATGGTATTCACCGGTATGCGCCACTTCCGCCACTAA